The DNA sequence GGTGAGGTCCCCCACCACCCGCACAGGGAGGTTGCCGCTTTGGGGAAGGGGGCTGGGGAGCCCCTCCACGGCGCGGGGGCGGAAGGTGGCGGTGGGGAAACGGTCGGTCTGCAGGGTGTTCTGGCGCAGGTAGTTGTCCCGCCGCGCCTGGTCGCTCCTGAGCTCCCTCAGGTCTACCACGAACTCCCCGCTGGCCCGCGCTTCCTGGAGAAGCACCTGCCCCTTCACCGCCCCCGTGGTGCCCACAGCGTCGGCGAAGCCGATCCCCACCAGCTGCTCCCGCACCCGGTAGCGGGCCTCCCCCGAGGCCACCTCGAAGGTCTGGGCCAGGGCAGCCCCCAGGAGAACCCCCATCCAAAGCCAGGCCCGCATCCCCATCACCTCCCCG is a window from the Thermus thermamylovorans genome containing:
- a CDS encoding YceI family protein; translated protein: MRAWLWMGVLLGAALAQTFEVASGEARYRVREQLVGIGFADAVGTTGAVKGQVLLQEARASGEFVVDLRELRSDQARRDNYLRQNTLQTDRFPTATFRPRAVEGLPSPLPQSGNLPVRVVGDLTLRDVTEEVAWEGEAEFRGQEVRVVLRTEFPFERFRLVQPRVTVVLSVENRIRLEVDLTLRRR